From the Thermococcus sp. 18S1 genome, one window contains:
- a CDS encoding alpha-amylase family glycosyl hydrolase: MRAALAVILMMLLILPPAGAYAVPERDVIYQVMVDRFYDGNQSNNEPFYDPTHTSYRLYWGGDIEGLTEKLDYIASLGVSMIWVSPLNDNINRMASGSAPYHGYWTRDYKRIEEHFGTWRDFRRFVEEAGKRGICVIVDYVPNHSNPATDGEFGALYDNGTFVTDYYGDTRNATVNPYTGIRENVYHHNGNIFTWAGIPLKYANLFGLADFNQLNPWVDSYLTEGAMLFADSGACGFRIDAVKHMELGWLEAFYLRLYSKRPLFIYGEYYSLSPERSDDLYELYRYSNVSPVINIPIREDIVRTFGFVGSLETLSRTLEDYYSLFVYPNKQVNFLDSHDLVRFLNAAKRDDAVERFHMALALTMTLPGIPVIYYGDESYLVSRDGKGDPYNRPMMVFNNATEAARIIRTLAELRKTNDALAFGDFRTVYANYSVWAFERTFGSHKLLAVMNKGSPVGLTLNLDWPDGTYRDTLTGAQMRVSGGKAFLELPHNSFYVFHIEGEQKEPLIGSVTPYIAQPGQMVLIGGAGFGSSGRVTIGGVEARVLSWNSTEILVEVPEVKTENAWLDVVVETGGKASEPAKLRYYSGNDLPALIAINATNLTGRLWIKGNLPELAEPRPLLRSSTGYYFTVAPLPNGTAFSVELYTGSPWGELEPLNVTLYGFVNSTVVVLRDEPPIVAMPTTTIIHRPIGENPLPYVLAALLLLGAALIIWKKRG, from the coding sequence ATGAGGGCAGCTTTAGCTGTGATTCTGATGATGCTTCTGATACTGCCCCCCGCCGGGGCCTATGCGGTGCCCGAGCGGGACGTCATCTACCAGGTGATGGTCGACCGCTTCTACGATGGGAACCAGAGCAACAACGAGCCCTTCTACGACCCGACCCACACCAGCTACCGCCTCTACTGGGGCGGCGACATAGAGGGACTCACGGAAAAGCTCGACTACATAGCGAGCCTCGGCGTCTCAATGATATGGGTCTCTCCGCTCAATGACAACATAAACAGAATGGCCTCCGGCTCCGCCCCGTACCACGGCTACTGGACGCGCGACTACAAACGCATCGAGGAGCACTTTGGAACCTGGAGGGATTTCAGGAGGTTCGTGGAGGAAGCTGGGAAGAGGGGTATATGCGTAATCGTTGACTACGTCCCCAACCACTCCAACCCGGCGACGGACGGTGAGTTTGGAGCGCTCTACGACAACGGCACCTTTGTAACCGACTACTACGGGGACACCAGGAACGCCACGGTGAATCCGTACACGGGCATCAGGGAGAACGTCTACCACCACAACGGCAACATATTCACCTGGGCCGGGATTCCCCTCAAGTACGCCAACCTCTTCGGCCTGGCCGACTTCAACCAGCTCAATCCGTGGGTCGACTCATACCTCACCGAGGGGGCGATGCTCTTTGCCGATTCAGGTGCCTGCGGCTTCAGGATCGACGCCGTCAAGCACATGGAACTCGGCTGGCTGGAGGCCTTTTATCTCCGCCTCTACTCCAAAAGGCCACTCTTCATCTACGGGGAGTACTACTCACTCTCGCCGGAAAGGAGCGACGACCTCTACGAGCTCTACCGCTACTCCAACGTCTCACCGGTTATCAACATACCGATAAGGGAGGACATAGTGAGGACCTTCGGCTTCGTGGGAAGCCTTGAAACCCTCTCCAGAACGCTTGAGGATTACTACTCCCTCTTCGTCTATCCGAACAAACAGGTTAACTTCCTCGACAGCCACGACCTCGTCCGCTTCCTCAACGCGGCAAAGCGGGACGACGCGGTGGAGCGCTTCCACATGGCCCTGGCACTGACGATGACCCTGCCCGGGATTCCGGTGATATACTACGGCGACGAGAGCTACCTGGTGAGTAGGGATGGAAAGGGCGACCCGTACAACCGGCCGATGATGGTCTTCAACAACGCAACCGAGGCGGCAAGGATAATCAGAACACTGGCGGAGCTGAGAAAGACCAACGATGCCCTGGCCTTTGGAGACTTCAGAACGGTTTATGCCAACTACTCCGTGTGGGCCTTTGAGAGAACCTTTGGAAGCCATAAGCTCCTAGCCGTCATGAACAAGGGCTCGCCCGTGGGTCTGACCCTCAACCTCGACTGGCCCGACGGAACTTACCGCGATACTCTGACCGGCGCTCAGATGAGGGTCTCAGGTGGAAAGGCATTCCTGGAACTCCCGCACAACAGCTTCTACGTCTTCCACATCGAAGGGGAGCAGAAAGAACCCCTCATAGGTTCGGTGACCCCTTACATCGCCCAGCCCGGCCAGATGGTCCTCATAGGTGGAGCCGGCTTCGGCTCCTCCGGAAGGGTCACCATCGGCGGCGTTGAGGCGAGGGTTCTCTCGTGGAATTCGACTGAAATACTCGTCGAGGTTCCCGAGGTGAAGACTGAGAATGCCTGGCTCGACGTCGTGGTCGAAACCGGGGGGAAGGCCAGCGAACCGGCAAAGCTGCGCTACTATTCGGGGAACGACCTTCCAGCGCTTATAGCCATCAACGCCACAAACCTCACCGGGAGGCTCTGGATTAAGGGCAACCTACCGGAGCTGGCCGAGCCGAGACCCCTGCTCAGGTCCTCAACGGGCTACTACTTCACCGTCGCCCCGCTCCCCAACGGAACGGCATTCTCGGTGGAGCTCTACACCGGCTCTCCATGGGGGGAGCTTGAACCCCTCAACGTCACCCTCTACGGCTTTGTGAACTCCACGGTTGTGGTTCTGAGGGATGAGCCCCCCATCGTTGCGATGCCAACGACGACAATAATCCACAGG
- a CDS encoding DUF257 family protein codes for MGAHAVDSVLFGLRPGETVLIEYSAISSPELLLYLVCRRCRARGTPIIIDDISDAFAESVIRLDLMGLELEGLRNAPVIKIGGNRDIGSVFGRVEVDKYSLDFRYYDEIYEKIVPDEVVFNPVLGIHKLFIALERHEVIRLIRNISTFVGKKSRVALYFLNADMMERYSPELLALFEETASTVLRWDFEGGKYRLRVIKASNSSIVGSTVSLSFRDISRP; via the coding sequence ATGGGCGCTCACGCTGTGGACTCGGTTCTCTTTGGGCTCAGACCCGGTGAGACGGTCCTAATTGAGTACAGTGCAATTTCCTCCCCTGAGCTTCTCCTCTACCTCGTCTGCCGCAGGTGTAGAGCCCGGGGAACACCGATCATAATCGACGATATCTCGGATGCATTCGCGGAGAGCGTCATCCGTCTGGATCTAATGGGGCTTGAGCTTGAAGGCCTCAGGAATGCCCCGGTTATAAAGATAGGGGGCAACAGGGACATCGGAAGCGTCTTTGGGAGGGTGGAGGTCGATAAGTACTCCCTCGATTTCAGGTACTACGATGAGATATACGAGAAGATAGTCCCGGATGAGGTTGTTTTTAATCCGGTTCTTGGAATCCACAAGCTCTTTATCGCCCTTGAGCGCCATGAGGTTATACGGCTGATCCGCAACATCTCGACCTTCGTCGGGAAGAAGAGCCGTGTGGCGCTGTACTTCCTCAACGCGGACATGATGGAGAGGTACTCCCCGGAACTGCTCGCTCTCTTCGAAGAAACTGCCAGCACGGTGCTCCGGTGGGATTTTGAGGGCGGCAAATACAGGCTCCGGGTTATCAAAGCCTCAAACAGCTCTATAGTGGGTTCCACGGTTTCCCTGAGCTTCAGGGACATATCAAGACCGTAG
- a CDS encoding TldD/PmbA family protein — MIDELIGILERENVEWELYWEKGRGGSFRIERERLERSQRKFHSGIGLRIGYRGKLGFSYITGLAHDRETLENFVKRTIKLAKISEVPFAGFPSIGKPRSVGGLYDKLIDEIPFEDAYALAGDFASRMAELKGEGVTLSGSLAFGVNTYGVANSNGVFLEERSTGMSVSAYAVKGGGRTGTGSYYQSYRSLQPFEELERAINLAIEEAELSGAAGKLGGYSGELVFEPEAFWAILGILLENLYGDSVYFGRSRFSRPGEHAASEELTVIDDPSIEGLPGSYSFDGEGTPSRRTVLVEDGVLRSFLLDHTYASFLGMESTGNAVRDFRTMPHIGTSNLLVEPGKESLRDFDGVVVKKVFGEHTANPVSGDFSLTVELGYVVKNGELRPFRDNMLVGNAFEVLRSILTVGRETVRRSSFVSPRVLAVGKIV, encoded by the coding sequence GTGATCGACGAACTCATAGGCATACTCGAGCGCGAGAACGTGGAGTGGGAGCTTTACTGGGAGAAGGGGAGGGGAGGCTCCTTCAGGATAGAGCGCGAGAGACTTGAGCGCTCCCAGAGAAAGTTCCACTCGGGAATAGGCCTCCGCATCGGTTACAGGGGTAAACTCGGCTTCTCCTACATCACGGGACTCGCCCACGACCGCGAGACCCTTGAAAATTTCGTGAAAAGAACGATAAAGCTCGCGAAGATAAGCGAGGTCCCATTCGCTGGATTCCCCTCAATTGGAAAGCCGCGTTCCGTCGGTGGGCTCTACGACAAACTCATCGATGAAATTCCCTTTGAAGACGCCTACGCCCTCGCGGGCGACTTCGCGTCCAGGATGGCGGAGCTCAAGGGTGAGGGAGTTACCCTCTCCGGCTCGCTGGCTTTCGGCGTCAACACCTACGGCGTTGCGAACTCGAACGGTGTTTTCCTCGAGGAGCGCTCCACGGGAATGAGCGTTTCCGCATACGCGGTTAAGGGGGGCGGGAGAACAGGAACCGGCTCTTACTATCAGTCGTACCGCTCGCTTCAGCCCTTTGAGGAGCTTGAGCGGGCTATAAATCTTGCCATAGAGGAGGCGGAGCTGAGCGGTGCCGCCGGAAAGCTCGGCGGATACTCCGGCGAGCTGGTTTTCGAGCCGGAGGCATTCTGGGCGATTCTGGGGATTCTACTAGAGAACCTCTACGGCGACAGCGTTTACTTCGGCAGGAGCAGGTTCTCGCGGCCCGGTGAGCATGCTGCCTCGGAGGAACTTACTGTAATCGACGACCCCTCCATCGAGGGCCTCCCTGGGAGCTACTCATTCGACGGTGAGGGCACCCCCTCCAGAAGGACTGTTCTCGTTGAGGACGGGGTGCTGAGGTCATTCCTCCTTGACCACACGTACGCCTCGTTTCTGGGCATGGAGAGCACGGGCAACGCGGTTCGGGACTTCAGAACAATGCCTCACATAGGAACGAGCAACCTGCTGGTCGAGCCTGGGAAGGAGAGCCTCCGCGACTTCGATGGGGTCGTGGTTAAGAAAGTCTTCGGAGAGCACACCGCCAACCCAGTCAGCGGCGATTTCTCGCTGACCGTTGAGCTGGGGTACGTCGTGAAGAACGGGGAGCTTCGTCCCTTCAGGGACAACATGCTCGTTGGGAACGCCTTTGAGGTTCTGCGGTCGATTCTCACCGTGGGGCGTGAAACGGTTCGCCGGAGTTCCTTTGTATCCCCGAGGGTGCTGGCGGTGGGCAAAATAGTGTGA
- a CDS encoding TldD/PmbA family protein, whose product MEELVRKAEELAGRYGIPYYEIRITRVTAAHLGMQNGQLEELSLNTEMGIGVRAFNGAWGFSSANDMRRAEDAIKTAMKIARLSKGNSEIYLGDPVKDRAVIGVKKPFTEVDIEDKLALVKEIDSLLKGDNVSSRRIHYGDGLKETFYFNSLGSEIETVTPRLRIALSVTARENGEMQAYWKSFGGTAGWELVEGIDFPHWAEVIKEKAVSLLHARSPPSGEFDVIMDPELTGVFIHEALGHAAEADAVKNGDSILAGKLGERIAVEGLTVVDDPTLPGRFGSYVYDDEGVKARRVEIIRDGVLVNYLNDRETSALLGLEPNGHGRAQGYNYQPLVRMSNTYVEPGDWSFEEMVEEVKNGLYMVGDKGGEVDTAGGTFTFGAREGYVIENGEVKEMVRDVALSGGILDVLRNIHAIGNDLKVDFPGYCGKGQWVPVDDGGPHVLTRALVGGLR is encoded by the coding sequence ATGGAGGAGCTTGTGAGAAAGGCCGAGGAACTGGCGGGACGTTACGGTATACCATATTATGAGATTAGGATAACCCGTGTCACGGCCGCACATCTCGGCATGCAGAACGGCCAGCTTGAGGAGCTTTCCCTCAACACGGAGATGGGAATAGGCGTCAGGGCGTTCAACGGCGCCTGGGGTTTCTCCAGCGCGAACGACATGAGGCGTGCGGAGGACGCTATAAAAACGGCCATGAAAATTGCGAGGCTCTCAAAGGGGAACTCGGAGATTTACCTGGGTGACCCCGTGAAGGACAGGGCGGTTATCGGTGTCAAAAAGCCCTTCACGGAGGTTGACATCGAGGACAAGCTCGCCCTGGTGAAGGAGATTGATTCCCTTCTGAAAGGGGATAACGTCTCGAGCAGGCGCATCCACTACGGGGACGGTCTCAAGGAGACCTTCTACTTCAACTCCCTGGGAAGCGAGATAGAGACCGTGACCCCGCGCCTTCGCATCGCCCTCTCGGTCACCGCCAGGGAGAACGGCGAGATGCAGGCCTACTGGAAGAGCTTTGGAGGAACCGCTGGCTGGGAGCTGGTGGAGGGCATAGACTTCCCCCATTGGGCGGAGGTGATTAAGGAAAAAGCCGTCTCCCTACTCCACGCCCGCTCGCCGCCCTCGGGGGAGTTCGATGTGATAATGGACCCGGAGCTTACTGGGGTCTTCATCCACGAGGCCCTCGGCCACGCCGCCGAGGCGGACGCGGTCAAGAACGGAGACAGCATACTCGCGGGTAAGCTGGGGGAGAGGATAGCCGTTGAGGGTCTCACCGTCGTTGACGACCCTACGCTGCCCGGAAGGTTCGGCTCCTACGTGTACGACGACGAGGGGGTTAAGGCGAGGCGCGTCGAGATAATCCGGGACGGGGTGCTGGTGAACTACCTCAACGACCGTGAGACGAGCGCGCTCCTCGGCCTCGAGCCGAACGGCCACGGCCGTGCCCAGGGCTACAACTACCAGCCCCTCGTGAGGATGAGCAACACCTACGTTGAGCCCGGCGACTGGAGCTTTGAGGAGATGGTCGAGGAGGTCAAGAACGGTCTCTACATGGTCGGCGACAAGGGCGGCGAGGTTGATACGGCGGGAGGCACCTTCACCTTCGGTGCGAGAGAAGGCTACGTGATTGAGAACGGCGAGGTAAAGGAGATGGTCCGCGACGTGGCCCTGTCTGGGGGCATACTCGACGTCCTGAGAAACATCCACGCCATCGGGAACGACCTGAAGGTTGATTTTCCGGGCTACTGCGGCAAGGGACAGTGGGTTCCGGTCGACGACGGCGGCCCGCATGTGCTCACGAGGGCCCTCGTGGGGGGATTGCGGTGA
- a CDS encoding metalloregulator ArsR/SmtB family transcription factor encodes MERRNEILETITDKPGITFRELARELGIGIGDLQYHLRKLEKEGRVFSRKTGKRRYLFPKGFEEKAQRLLIAISTETRRRILLLLMDGPKNQKEMARSLGLSQPTVSYHMNELIKLGVVTAEKESRSVIYTLSYDPELIARLIKEYRPSLWEKLADNLIDLLTSVGDEE; translated from the coding sequence ATGGAGAGGCGTAACGAGATACTCGAAACCATCACGGACAAGCCGGGGATAACCTTCCGGGAGCTGGCGAGGGAGCTCGGGATAGGCATAGGCGACCTGCAGTACCATCTCCGGAAACTCGAGAAGGAGGGCAGGGTGTTCTCAAGAAAAACCGGCAAGAGACGCTACCTGTTCCCGAAGGGCTTTGAGGAGAAGGCGCAGAGGCTGCTCATAGCCATATCCACTGAGACCAGGAGAAGGATACTGCTGCTCCTCATGGATGGGCCGAAGAACCAGAAGGAGATGGCAAGGAGCCTTGGACTCAGCCAGCCGACGGTGAGCTACCACATGAACGAACTGATAAAGCTCGGCGTCGTGACCGCGGAGAAGGAAAGCAGGAGCGTCATATACACCCTCTCTTACGACCCCGAGCTGATAGCAAGGCTGATAAAGGAGTACCGGCCGAGCCTGTGGGAGAAGCTGGCCGACAACCTGATAGACCTGCTGACGAGCGTGGGTGATGAAGAATGA
- a CDS encoding universal stress protein, whose product MRILVLVDGSKWSQKAALHAIAIAKKKRGKVILFSVLDRREARAMAFNLGMFSENLSEVERFEEEIWDDMKRSIKHLMTNLLELCHEEGVNCSFRIVEGSAKEKILEEANSGGYSLVVMGAYGRSGKTRIGSILEEVVGLIGPPVMVVR is encoded by the coding sequence ATGCGGATACTCGTCCTCGTTGATGGTTCGAAGTGGAGCCAGAAGGCGGCGCTTCACGCCATCGCCATAGCCAAGAAGAAGAGGGGAAAGGTCATACTCTTCTCGGTCCTGGACAGGAGGGAAGCCAGGGCCATGGCATTCAATCTGGGAATGTTCAGCGAGAACCTCTCGGAGGTCGAGAGGTTTGAGGAGGAGATATGGGACGACATGAAGAGGAGCATCAAGCACCTGATGACGAACCTCCTGGAGCTCTGCCACGAGGAGGGCGTGAACTGCTCCTTCAGGATAGTTGAGGGTTCCGCCAAGGAAAAGATCCTCGAAGAGGCCAACTCCGGGGGCTACAGCCTGGTCGTCATGGGCGCCTACGGCAGGAGCGGAAAAACGAGGATAGGGAGCATTCTTGAGGAGGTAGTGGGTCTTATAGGTCCCCCCGTCATGGTGGTTCGCTAG
- a CDS encoding SLC13 family permease: MEQTITAGIAVAVFLITYTMIISERVHRTVAALFGAAVVLFLGIVPWEALPEHLDLDTLFLLIGMMIIVNTSKESGLFEFIAIKTAKFAKGSPMKVLLLFSVVTAVISSVLDNVTTVLLLTPMLLYITRLMDINPVPFLLAEVFASNIGGTATLIGDPPNIMIGSAAGLSFNEFLLNMGPIALVDLFVSLGIIYLVYRNAMKISDAKRDKILSTLGELDERDAIRDYSLFKKSVAVILGVVMLFFVHDRLDIPPAVVALTGASVLLLWAGMDPEEILEKVEWTAIFFFMGLFILVGALVETGIIDGVARWILGYIGNTGEALIIITWFSAISSAIVDNIPLTAAMIPLIKAMGSSMNVYPLWWALSLGACLGGNGTAIGASANVVVIGIASREGVRITFMDFLKIGIVIMFVTVAIGLGLLWIRYIGV; the protein is encoded by the coding sequence ATGGAGCAGACCATCACAGCAGGAATAGCCGTTGCAGTGTTCCTGATAACCTACACCATGATAATCAGCGAGAGGGTTCACAGAACGGTTGCGGCCCTCTTCGGTGCGGCCGTTGTGTTATTCCTCGGCATAGTGCCGTGGGAGGCACTTCCCGAGCACCTCGACCTCGACACGCTCTTCCTCCTCATCGGCATGATGATAATCGTCAACACCTCCAAGGAGAGCGGTCTCTTTGAGTTCATAGCCATAAAAACCGCCAAGTTCGCAAAGGGAAGCCCTATGAAGGTTCTCCTGCTGTTCTCCGTTGTTACCGCAGTCATAAGCTCGGTTCTTGACAACGTTACAACCGTCCTGCTATTGACCCCGATGCTCCTCTACATAACGCGCCTGATGGACATAAACCCTGTCCCGTTTCTCCTGGCGGAGGTCTTCGCCTCCAACATCGGCGGAACCGCAACCCTAATTGGAGACCCCCCCAACATAATGATAGGCTCTGCCGCAGGACTGAGCTTCAACGAGTTCCTCCTCAACATGGGGCCGATAGCGCTCGTGGACCTCTTCGTTTCCCTCGGGATAATATACCTGGTTTACCGGAACGCTATGAAGATCAGCGACGCCAAAAGGGACAAGATACTTTCGACCCTCGGTGAGCTCGATGAGAGGGATGCCATAAGGGACTACTCCCTTTTCAAGAAGTCCGTGGCGGTTATACTCGGCGTGGTCATGCTCTTCTTCGTCCACGACAGGCTTGATATTCCCCCGGCGGTCGTTGCCCTCACCGGTGCCTCCGTTCTCCTCCTGTGGGCTGGGATGGACCCGGAGGAGATACTCGAAAAGGTCGAGTGGACGGCAATATTCTTCTTCATGGGCCTCTTCATACTCGTCGGTGCCCTCGTGGAGACGGGCATCATAGACGGGGTTGCCCGCTGGATACTGGGATACATCGGGAACACCGGCGAGGCGCTGATTATAATAACCTGGTTCTCCGCGATATCATCCGCGATAGTGGACAACATCCCCCTAACCGCGGCGATGATACCCCTCATAAAGGCGATGGGAAGTTCGATGAACGTTTACCCGCTCTGGTGGGCCCTCTCCCTGGGAGCCTGTCTTGGAGGCAACGGAACCGCCATAGGTGCGAGCGCCAACGTGGTTGTCATAGGTATCGCCAGCAGGGAGGGCGTTCGGATAACGTTTATGGACTTCCTTAAGATTGGAATTGTTATAATGTTCGTCACCGTGGCCATAGGACTCGGGCTGCTCTGGATAAGGTACATAGGGGTGTGA
- a CDS encoding universal stress protein: MDIFSRLIQRKFRNIAGDRYEEITRRYREFLLLPEEFVLPEVRSILIPIDRFSSEIPEELYDTLSAYSGASVTLVYISEKRTLALIEQTLGKEEAEKLRSAKMEFARALILKIAPRLEELGLKIERRQFIGSKSDDVIRLMENENFDLLIVSRSYGSEVTKTSPVSPVVLKIVQHLESPVIIY; the protein is encoded by the coding sequence ATGGACATATTCAGCAGGCTCATTCAGAGGAAGTTCCGGAACATCGCCGGGGACAGGTACGAGGAGATAACCCGGCGGTACCGGGAGTTTTTGCTCCTTCCTGAGGAGTTCGTACTTCCAGAGGTTCGTTCGATTCTGATTCCCATCGACAGGTTCTCCAGCGAGATACCGGAGGAGCTCTACGACACTCTGAGCGCCTACAGCGGTGCGTCTGTGACGCTCGTATACATCTCGGAAAAACGGACACTGGCGCTCATTGAGCAGACCCTTGGGAAGGAGGAGGCTGAAAAACTCAGAAGTGCCAAAATGGAATTTGCCAGGGCATTAATTCTCAAAATAGCCCCCAGACTCGAGGAGCTGGGCCTTAAAATAGAGCGGAGGCAGTTCATAGGGAGCAAGAGTGACGATGTCATACGGCTCATGGAGAACGAGAACTTTGACCTCCTCATCGTGTCTAGGAGCTACGGCTCGGAGGTTACCAAGACGTCCCCCGTGAGCCCCGTCGTTCTGAAGATAGTCCAGCATCTTGAGAGCCCTGTTATAATCTACTAG
- a CDS encoding S16 family serine protease, translating into MKRTAAVLLIALLILPFAGFAAAQCPEGGHTVVLKAPAVSKTSNGELVGVATDFVITVAPGSGHVYVETWPLAEVDMQASARLAAQIAGKVLGVDMNKYDVFIQIKADSPIIGGPSAGGTMTVGIIAALEGWKVNPKVMMTGMINPDGTIGPVGGILEKASAAHDVGATVFLIPEGQRVQYVQETQKKEIGGIVEINTQTKKVDVVDYAKERWGLTVVEIKDIYDAVYYFTGRRIPRPETPSYVSVDTSFLKDDALSDYDNTTAYYMETLQKLKDSDVSYATYTTLMEALNQASAVLNQSKEAIDDGMYYTALSKDFQARIMIRHVDWYLDVKSQDDVQRLLKTAGNQINASESTVSGITIKGVTMLQAVAAAEERVEQAKGLLEEAWKYYYSGDYWDAVGDAAYAYERAKTAEFWAHLGERFAGNDEISREVVKATARDYIDESSLIVTYIESMYGTVGGDLSQSIQQAEQYYEDGKYSAALFTAMEARVRAQVFLDTLGIDNRSVLMDKMGAMRDDAKTAIGMAQSQGVTPILAMAYYEFAESYEKSAEENGSIDDMQTAMIFYQYARETAGLFLSTPSQQTPLPQDNSTGVPQIIIPTSTSTPTDGSPSARSEGTSEGLPAAALAITAVGAFLVGALVGRKL; encoded by the coding sequence ATGAAACGAACAGCGGCCGTGCTTCTCATAGCCCTGCTGATTCTGCCGTTCGCAGGATTTGCAGCGGCCCAGTGCCCAGAAGGGGGACACACGGTTGTTCTAAAGGCGCCGGCAGTCTCAAAGACTTCCAACGGAGAACTCGTTGGAGTGGCCACGGACTTCGTGATAACAGTCGCACCTGGATCGGGGCATGTCTACGTGGAGACCTGGCCTCTGGCAGAGGTAGATATGCAGGCCAGCGCGAGGCTGGCCGCTCAGATAGCGGGCAAGGTTCTCGGCGTGGATATGAACAAGTACGACGTCTTCATTCAGATAAAAGCAGACTCTCCAATTATCGGTGGTCCCTCGGCCGGCGGAACCATGACCGTCGGAATAATAGCTGCCCTCGAGGGATGGAAGGTCAATCCAAAGGTCATGATGACGGGAATGATAAACCCCGACGGCACCATCGGCCCGGTTGGTGGAATACTGGAGAAGGCATCCGCCGCCCACGATGTCGGGGCCACCGTGTTCCTCATTCCAGAGGGACAGCGGGTTCAGTACGTACAGGAGACCCAGAAGAAGGAGATAGGAGGTATAGTGGAGATAAACACTCAGACAAAGAAGGTTGACGTGGTAGATTACGCAAAAGAGCGTTGGGGCCTGACTGTTGTCGAGATAAAGGACATATACGACGCCGTTTACTACTTTACAGGGCGCAGGATACCGAGGCCCGAGACTCCATCCTACGTCAGCGTTGATACGTCGTTCCTCAAAGACGACGCGCTGAGCGACTACGACAACACCACGGCATACTACATGGAGACCCTCCAGAAGCTCAAGGACAGCGACGTCAGCTACGCGACGTACACCACGCTGATGGAGGCCCTGAACCAGGCAAGCGCGGTTCTCAACCAGTCAAAGGAAGCGATCGACGATGGCATGTACTACACCGCACTCAGCAAGGACTTCCAGGCAAGGATAATGATACGGCACGTTGACTGGTACCTGGACGTGAAGTCCCAGGACGATGTTCAGAGGCTCCTCAAAACAGCAGGAAACCAGATAAACGCGTCGGAAAGCACAGTCTCTGGAATAACCATAAAGGGAGTCACGATGCTCCAGGCAGTGGCGGCCGCAGAGGAGAGGGTGGAGCAGGCCAAGGGACTGCTCGAGGAGGCGTGGAAGTACTACTACAGCGGCGACTACTGGGACGCTGTGGGAGATGCAGCATACGCCTACGAGAGGGCCAAGACCGCAGAGTTCTGGGCGCACCTCGGGGAGAGGTTCGCCGGAAACGATGAGATAAGCAGAGAGGTCGTCAAGGCCACAGCGAGGGACTACATAGACGAATCCAGCCTCATCGTTACATACATCGAGTCGATGTACGGCACCGTTGGGGGCGACCTCAGCCAGAGTATTCAGCAGGCGGAACAGTACTACGAGGACGGCAAGTACTCGGCGGCACTGTTCACTGCGATGGAGGCACGCGTGAGGGCCCAGGTCTTCCTTGACACGCTGGGTATAGACAACAGAAGCGTGCTGATGGACAAAATGGGAGCGATGAGGGACGACGCCAAAACGGCCATAGGAATGGCCCAGAGCCAGGGCGTCACGCCCATCCTTGCGATGGCCTACTACGAGTTCGCAGAGAGCTATGAAAAGAGTGCAGAGGAAAACGGAAGTATCGACGACATGCAGACCGCGATGATATTCTACCAGTACGCCAGGGAAACCGCCGGCCTCTTCCTCAGCACGCCGTCCCAGCAGACCCCGCTGCCTCAAGACAACTCAACCGGAGTACCCCAGATAATCATACCCACCAGCACGTCCACCCCGACAGATGGCTCTCCCAGTGCCCGGTCGGAGGGGACGTCCGAGGGACTCCCCGCCGCGGCCCTGGCGATAACGGCGGTGGGAGCATTCCTGGTAGGTGCCCTTGTTGGAAGAAAGCTCTGA